Genomic DNA from Excalfactoria chinensis isolate bCotChi1 chromosome 22, bCotChi1.hap2, whole genome shotgun sequence:
ACACCTCCCACTTTGCTCAGCTCCATCCAGCTGTGGGCACCAGGGGGTGTTTGGGGAGCACGGTGCCAGCCTCACTGCAGGACATGGGGCTGCAGGTCTTTAAGTGATATGATGTGTGCAGAGCAAGGGCTGACCCTCTCAGCACCCCCTAGAGCAGAGCacctcccccccaaccccaccacGTCACAGCTGTGGGGCACCAGCACTTGGCAGAACCTTTATTTTCATGCAGGAAACATTTGGTTTTGGGTGCCAACCAGCTGCCAGCACTCCAGGGAGCCCCACCATATAGGGAGCCCCACCATATAGGGAGCCCCACCATATAGGGAGCCCCACCATCCAGTGCCCAGCCCTGCCAAGCCTCTGATCCACGCTGGGATGATGCTAAAGAACAGTCAGGAGCTCAACCACAACTCCACAGCACCCAAAAGTTGCCTGCACAGACCCACAAAGCCTCAGTGTATCCCTGCTGGGCAGCCATGCTCACCTACGCTGCACCCTGGGACCCCCCAGCATTCTTTAGGGAACTTTCCATTGCAATCTCCTCCCAGCCAATCATGCCACCAATGCAACCCACTCTTGTGCTGCAGGGCCCTGCCGAGAGCTCAGAGACACCAAATGAAGGAACGCAGCTGTTGTGTATAAAGGTAGCTCTTTATGATTCGATACTGGAGGGGACTTGAAGCCCTTGCTTCCATTCGGAACACAGCTTTCTCTGTGCCTGATCCTCAGTGTGCATTACAGGCTTTCCAATGCATCCTATTGGACTCCCAGTTGTACTCTAGGCCACAGCAGACCATACCCAGAGCTCCCTGTGGCATTTTAGGGCACCCTAGAGACCTTCCAGTGTGCCCTAAAGGACTCCAAGTTACCCTTGGCCCCACTAGAACACTTCCAGAACTCCAGACGCTCCTCAGCACAATGTAGCAACCTCCAAGAACCACCCAGTGTGCTCCAGGAAACCCTCcagtgctcccacagctccccGCCGTGCTCCAGAGGCTTCCAAGTGACCCTGGAGGCCTCCCAGAGCCACTCACTGTGTTCCAGGGCACCGTCACAGCCCCTCAGGTGCACCAGCAGCTTCCCAGTGCTCCCCCCCATTGCATTCTAGGGCGCGGAGAGAAACCTTCTCAGtgctaaataaaacacattGTATGATACAAGGTCCATCAATGAAGCCTTAAATTACTGGCAAGAAACAAAGGCCATTCTGTCATGCAATCATGGGGATAATGAGTGAGCTAAGAAATACCCAGGAGAGAGCAAAACCAGCCAGTAGCTTTCAGATGTGACTTCAGGGTGTCATCACTTCCCCCCACTTTCATTCTACCATCAGGTCAAAGTTATCATCGTGCAGCATTGTGAACCCACAGCCTGCCAAACACAGAAGGCCTGGGAAGCAAcgctcagcagctcagcaccacgcTCAGAACAGAAAGAATTGGACGTGTGACCTCTGCGTCTACTGGAAATGGTGACCATTTATATTGCAACCCCAAAACATAAGTCTTAATGTGACTTGGAGTAGGCAGAAGGAACGTCATCCAGCTGCACTCACTGCACTCTGTAGAAGATCCTTAGCCAGTCAACAtcaaaatacagaggaaaaagaacttCCATCTTAAAAAgggcatttttgttttcttaaatagaaCAATACATGGAAAACATGTCAAATCCGTAGGGTCCTTCTTAAGTGTCCAGTGCAGAAAATCCCTAATAAATAAAAGTGGCAAAAGGTTCAATCCTTAGGAAGGCAGCTACTGTAGAGGAAATTTTGTGAGCTTAACGCTTTTGCTTACGGAGCTGAATGACGGTAACATCATTTCTCCTTCAGAGTCAGATCTTCCTCCTTTAGGGCAAATTTTCTTCTCAAGACTTCTGCTATAAGAACAGCCGGGTCTTCCTCCTTCACAGAACTTCGGTTTCTACATAGAAAACAAGCACACAAACACTGTGTTGGTAAGGAGAATTGCCCAGCTGGTGGCTGGCAGCCCCGCTCTGACACCTGCAAGTCTTTCCCTGCAGCATTCTGTGTCAGCTTCCATCCCTCGCTGTGTTGGATGAAGGGGTCATTCCATAAACCTCAGCATCCAAACTTCAGCATTTTGATTCAATTGTGTTAATAACAGGTTAAGTAAAGTCAACATTTGCTCATTACTAACAAGTTTTGTCCCTCAGTATAAATATAAAAGTGCTGCTTGAAGACCtagaaggaatttttttccatgatcTTGAGGTCATTTCACTCCTCTCAGCTGTGAGTTCTCCTACTGCCAAAGCATCCCACAATGAAACCACCATCTCACTTCCCAGCATGCTCACAGGAAGCCAGAACCCAGTTCTCCTCCCTCACATACCAGGAGCCATTCACTCCTGTTTTACTTTCTGACCTCCCAGGCTGAGTTCAGTCTCAGCACAAGGCTGCCTCCATAGCTGCTATCAGTGAGCACACACCCCATCCTCTCACTGCGAGTCCTTACCATCTTGCACCTACAAACCAGGAAGGCATAAAAGGACACCCAAGAGGTGACCCGTGTTGTCTTCATCATCATCTCTGTCATCTTCTTGGGGGTCAACACTGCTACATGAAGCTAGGATGTGTCCAGACAAGTGTGCTCACCCCCCCATCCCTTCTCCAGTGCTACAGGCCAACACTGGGACACCTCAAAACAGACCAGTGGCCAATCTTTTTCCCTATCCTTTTTCTTGACTCTCATTCTTCCTccactttctgcagctttttcattccttttctcttctaaaGTCATCATGTCATTGCAAGACCAATTTCTGGTTCTCAAAAGCTGTACCTCTCATAAAGCCATTCAGTTGCAAAGTCATTAATTGTGAGGCTTATTTTGGTTCCTTaagtgctcaatcactgcttcaggcaaTCCTAACAATAAACCTAGCAATCTTCACACAGGTGTCTACAATGAtctgacaaacaaaaacagaaaaaagaagaagaaacagaaaggatgaCAAACtttgaaagaggaaataaaatcaggCTTACAAGTCTTTGCTCTGCTTCATCCTATGAATGTCTTTGAGAATGCCCATCATGTCCGCAAAACTGCTGGCCTTGGAAAGAGACACAGAATCTTCCTCATCGGGATCCTTTGGTTCTGATTTATAGCACTCAGATGTTGTAGAACAAAGCATGGAGACTGAGGGAAGCTCGGGGCTCTCGAgttctgcctcctcctctgtGATGTCACTGATGACAAAGGACGTCGTGGATTGGAAAGAGGGTCCAAAACAATGCAAAGGAGAAGATGCAGTTGAGCTTCCTGGAGATAATACATCAGGGGTGAAGGAAGCAggagctgaaagagaaaacaatacGGGGTGAATAGATTAAATAATATCATTTAACGTTTtatcttggttttgttttcccaaaacaacagcatatAAAGCCAGGGGGACCATCAGCCCCCCACCATTATGTTAttcaaagaataaaaggaaataatcaCAGCCTGTATGTTACCCTCCATGGCCACTCTGCTTCTTATGACATGATACTGCAGCACAAGAAACGTGCTTAGTCTATTTCTCATTGAAAGAACCTCCCTGCATTGAAAAAAGCCCTGTAGTTGAATGCCCTACCACCCTTGGCCTCAATAGTTTGCTTGTCGATAGTTATTAATTGCCAGCTGAGAGACTTCTCTAACAgtataaaacaaagcagattgCACAACGTTTCTTTTTTGACATCAGTCTTTCTAAAATGAGACTGCTGTGTAGCTCAGATTACCGAGCTCCAGTTAAGCCCTAAAGCATCGCTCCCCATATCGACTCAGGAGACACTTAAGTCAATAGGAACAGTTCTCACATGCCATCTGGTAAGCAGGCACTTTGCTGAGCGGAGGAGAGAGAAGTACTGAATGATTAAATCATGTTTCTCCCATCCAGATCTCTAATCCTCCTCATCGTTACTCTGACTGAATTAAAAAGGGCTTCTCTAACTTGCGTGTTGGACGGCTAAAGAACTGAGAGTGTGAGGGGGGGAACAGCAAGGAATCTGCCCTGCTCTTTATTCCTAtttctttgctgctctgaaTCAGAGCAACGAAGGAAGTTGACACACACAGCCTCTGTGAAGCACACATCTGTGACAGCCTGCTTTATAGTTactccctgcagagctgagggcaATGCAGCTCCTCGCTCCCATAGAGAAACCAGCATTCCTCCTCCATCAAACACCACAACTCTGCTTCACATTCAAATGCTTTTCAGTCTGGCAGAGAACTGGACTAAATATAACTAATCATCAGAGCTGTGAGTCCCCGGAGGCTCCAGCAATCACACAGCCACACTGCATTCCACAGATCACAAGACGCAGCCCCATGCACACGCTGTGTCCTGCGGTGCCGAGTGGCAACCTGGgaactgtttgcttttggatGTAGGGTAAGGATGGTTTTGTGAGCCACTGTGCCCCACCACAAACAGCAGCATGCCACCATTTCAGGTGGTGTACAACCTCGTTTTGATGTCTTAAAGTAATGGAAAAACTAGAGATCCTTCTTTTCCTCGCAGCTGTAACACAACTGGTATCTTGGTCACAGGCCAACATATTCTGCATGCATGAGATGCAGCCTAAAAGAAGAACTGCCTCCAAGAAAGATTCAATTCCTGCAGTTTGCAGAACCGTTTGTTTTCCAATGTATTCCAAGCTGTGAGACCAACAATTCCACTTTCTGACTACTCCACAAAGACACCCAAGTAATTCTGGCCTTGTTACCTTCCACACTCAAGCAGCCACTGCTCTTCCCCAACTACCTGTTACATAAACAGGACTATGTtcataacagaaacaaatactgtTGGTCACTCCTATCCAACTCAAGATGAGGCCCTCACATTCATGGTCAATTTGGTGCAGGAAGGGCAAGAATACATCACAAATTGCCATGGAACAAGGTGGTTGGGACGAAACAGCCTGTAGAACAAATGCAGCCACAAAGCAGCACCTGGTccttctgaaaaagaagcaagactcctctaacaaaataaatgcagatgtcTAAACAAAGAACCAGCGCTGAGTTGGCATCGCACCAATAAGAGCGATAGTCCTGCTGAAACAGTAACAGGTCTGCTCTGTATGGAGGAAATAACATGCTTCAGTCCTTCTCATTTGACAAAAGAAAACTCACTGTGTTCCTACCTGACCCTGCAGCAACAATTTTAGCTATCTGACTCCGAAGGTGACTCAGCTCATCCTGGAGCTCCGTCGTTCGGCTCAGTGCAGGTAAACCAGGTTTCTTCAGGGCCAGCAGTTTCTCTTCTTGCTTCCTCAGGTTGGGGACTGAGGCATTTCTCTGTATGACCGTGAAGGGACTCGGTTTCCATTTGTGTTTCAGTGGGCGAGTGTCACTTCTACAAGACAAAGACCTGGTGGTCATTGATGAACCCAAGCCCCCCCATAACAGCGCTCAGCATCTCTCTGCCTCTCCCTTGGGGTAGCAAAACAGTTCGACACAATCAATTGTGGTTTCTCTTATACTACAATGCTCCTTGTTTGGATGTGCTGTATCATCACATATGCTGTCTCTCTGCATTGCAAGGAACAGAAAGTCAAAGAAACCACAATCAAACAGCACAAGACATGGTGAAATGACACAGGGACAGAAGAACAGCTTTGAACAGGCCTCAAGGTGAGCGGAGGTTGTGAGCACTGGATCAATGTCTGACCTGTGCTACACAAACTAAATCACTTTATAAAAACAAGGATCAACAAGACACAAGGATTAAACCAACCTGACTCGGGCGTATGTTTCTTCAT
This window encodes:
- the MTFR1L gene encoding mitochondrial fission regulator 1-like; the encoded protein is MAAESTIPIWQNKPHGSARSVVRRIGSNLPLKPCPRATFEVLPNVSELYLNDAPPVPTLADIGWIAADDEETYARVRSDTRPLKHKWKPSPFTVIQRNASVPNLRKQEEKLLALKKPGLPALSRTTELQDELSHLRSQIAKIVAAGSAPASFTPDVLSPGSSTASSPLHCFGPSFQSTTSFVISDITEEEAELESPELPSVSMLCSTTSECYKSEPKDPDEEDSVSLSKASSFADMMGILKDIHRMKQSKDLNRSSVKEEDPAVLIAEVLRRKFALKEEDLTLKEK